In a genomic window of Gossypium arboreum isolate Shixiya-1 chromosome 7, ASM2569848v2, whole genome shotgun sequence:
- the LOC128295117 gene encoding uncharacterized protein LOC128295117 isoform X2 — MMIGGIEIREFVVLSDRAQKLEEVYNKKMQRDRRSKESFKRSASKSLSALPVKKSKEEFSRATSVPERSGKSRPRQSDYKASDRPAVSVGSVQNTQRPKCQHCGRSHPGECRSKLGACYKCGATDHFIRDCPQLQVEEVEQREKPKILPQKGRRSGQSSATGATRSGMKDTTSRSEVRAPARTYAIRAREEATAPDVIAD, encoded by the exons atgatgatagggggcattgagatacgagaatttgttgttctatcagatcgtgctcagaagcttgaagaagtatataataaaaagatgcaacgagatagaagaagtaaagaatctttcaaaagaagtgcatctaagtcattATCGGCTTTACCAgtgaagaaatctaaagaggaattCAGTCGAGCCACTTCAGTACCAGAAAGATCAGGAAAAAGTAGGCCAAGACAATCTGATTACAAAGCATCTGACAGACCTGCtgttagtgtgggtagtgtacaaaatacccaaaggcccaagtgtcaacattgtggaagaagtcaccccggtgaatgtagaagtaaattaggggcttgttataaatgtggggccactgatcactttattcgtgattgtccccaattacaagtagaagaagtggaACAGAGGGAGAAACCGAAAATTCTTCCTCAAAAAGGAAGACGCTCTGGTCAGAGCAGTGCTACAGGGGCTACTCGTTCGGGTATGAAAGATACTACTAGCCGATCAGAAGTTAGGGCTCCTGCTCGTACTTATGCCATTCGAGCGAGAGAAGAAGCAACAGCTCCAGATgtaattgctg attga
- the LOC108450515 gene encoding uncharacterized protein LOC108450515 isoform X1 produces the protein MAATAIANAKHMMLMMLSASISLPLSSRSTSLSAKRLLYNQYPTRSQTLVRSACTSITTDTSKKKKKEKGLAKEKRRTRSLRGGDVHILKEEDDDSSSSSTIMMQQSHIPVMLGEVLDVFSSNLKPLSSFVDCTLGAAGHASAVSFFLLVVAVLCVFMNMIFYTTVELSCITENGCACGCCCSQIIQSHPELKLFIGMDVDPLALRMARSRINAAISHSHPHPNFQALTFVKNFRHIRSLLTQVDHISSGVDGILMDLGMSSMQVNNPARGFSVLANGPLDMRMDPQASLKAEDILNSWPDSEVGRILRDYGEERNWRLLQNKIAQARLQGGLHSTGELVDVIRSTTPGTKGGRQGWIKTATRVFQALRIAVNDELKTLEDSLHACFDCLAPEGRLAVISFHSLEDRIVKQVFLKIIGEEGRDSVRKIKGGEDEKELWIRQTIQGCNGTILTKRPITPSEKEEGFNRRSRSAKLRVIQKL, from the exons ATGGCGGCCACTGCAATTGCAAATGCAAAGCACATGATGCTGATGATGTTGTCTGCTTCCATTTCTCTTCCTCTATCCTCACGCTCTACATCGTTATCAGCAAAGCGTCTCCTTTACAATCAATACCCCACAAGATCGCAGACCCTCGTAAGATCCGCTTGTACTAGTATCACCACCGATAcaagcaagaagaagaagaaagaaaaggggctagccaaagaaaagagaagaaccCGTTCGCTCAGGGGTGGGGATGTTCACATTTTAAAGGAGGAGGACGatgattcttcttcttcttctacaaTAATGATGCAGCAGTCCCATATCCCCGTTATGTTGGGTGAAGTGCTTGATGTCTTCTCTTCAAATTTAAAGCCTCTGTCTTCTTTTGTCGATTGTACTCTTGGAGCTGCTGGTCATGCTTCTGCggtctctttctttcttttagtAGTAGCTGTACTCTGTGTGTTTATGAATATGATATTCTATACAACGGTGGAATTGTCTTGTATTACTGAAAATGGTTGTGCTTGTGGTTGTTGTTGTTCCCAGATAATCCAGTCCCACCCTGAACTCAAGCTTTTCATTGGAATGGATGTGGATCCACTTGCACTCCGTATGGCTCGTTCTCGCATCAATGCTGCTATTTCCCATTCTCACCCTCATCCTAACTTCCAAGCTCTCACTTTTGTCAAAAATTTCAGACACATTAGATCCCTTCTCACCCAGGTTGACCACATCTCTTCCGGAGTCGATGGCATCTTAATGGACTTAGGAATGTCATCCATGCAGGTCAACAATCCTGCCCGAGGCTTCAGTGTGCTTGCTAATGGACCCCTTGATATGCGCATGGATCCTCAG GCTAGTCTGAAAGCGGAAGATATATTAAATTCTTGGCCAGATAGTGAAGTGGGTAGAATCCTCCGGGATTATGGAGAAGAAAGGAATTGGCGATTGCTACAAAACAAGATTGCTCAAGCTCGTCTTCAAGGTGGATTGCATTCCACTGGTGAATTGGTTGATGTTATTCGGAGTACCACTCCTGGGACAAAAG GAGGTAGGCAAGGTTGGATAAAGACTGCAACAAGAGTGTTTCAGGCTCTTAGAATCGCTGTCAATGATGAACTCAAGACGCTGGAGGATTCCCTGCACGCTTGTTTTGATTGTCTTGCTCCTGAGGGTAGGCTTGCTGTCATTTCTTTCCATAGTTTAGAGGACAGAATTGTGAAACAAGTATTCCTTAAGATCATCGGTGAAGAAGGGAGGGATTCCGTAAGGAAGATCAAAGGCGGGGAGGATGAAAAGGAATTATGGATTAGACAGACGATACAAGGTTGTAATGGAACAATACTTACCAAGAGGCCAATAACACCATCTGAAAAGGAAGAAGGTTTCAACCGTCGCAGCAGAAGTGCTAAGCTAAGGGTAATTCAGAAGTTGTAG
- the LOC108450515 gene encoding uncharacterized protein LOC108450515 isoform X2 has protein sequence MAATAIANAKHMMLMMLSASISLPLSSRSTSLSAKRLLYNQYPTRSQTLVRSACTSITTDTSKKKKKEKGLAKEKRRTRSLRGGDVHILKEEDDDSSSSSTIMMQQSHIPVMLGEVLDVFSSNLKPLSSFVDCTLGAAGHASAIIQSHPELKLFIGMDVDPLALRMARSRINAAISHSHPHPNFQALTFVKNFRHIRSLLTQVDHISSGVDGILMDLGMSSMQVNNPARGFSVLANGPLDMRMDPQASLKAEDILNSWPDSEVGRILRDYGEERNWRLLQNKIAQARLQGGLHSTGELVDVIRSTTPGTKGGRQGWIKTATRVFQALRIAVNDELKTLEDSLHACFDCLAPEGRLAVISFHSLEDRIVKQVFLKIIGEEGRDSVRKIKGGEDEKELWIRQTIQGCNGTILTKRPITPSEKEEGFNRRSRSAKLRVIQKL, from the exons ATGGCGGCCACTGCAATTGCAAATGCAAAGCACATGATGCTGATGATGTTGTCTGCTTCCATTTCTCTTCCTCTATCCTCACGCTCTACATCGTTATCAGCAAAGCGTCTCCTTTACAATCAATACCCCACAAGATCGCAGACCCTCGTAAGATCCGCTTGTACTAGTATCACCACCGATAcaagcaagaagaagaagaaagaaaaggggctagccaaagaaaagagaagaaccCGTTCGCTCAGGGGTGGGGATGTTCACATTTTAAAGGAGGAGGACGatgattcttcttcttcttctacaaTAATGATGCAGCAGTCCCATATCCCCGTTATGTTGGGTGAAGTGCTTGATGTCTTCTCTTCAAATTTAAAGCCTCTGTCTTCTTTTGTCGATTGTACTCTTGGAGCTGCTGGTCATGCTTCTGCg ATAATCCAGTCCCACCCTGAACTCAAGCTTTTCATTGGAATGGATGTGGATCCACTTGCACTCCGTATGGCTCGTTCTCGCATCAATGCTGCTATTTCCCATTCTCACCCTCATCCTAACTTCCAAGCTCTCACTTTTGTCAAAAATTTCAGACACATTAGATCCCTTCTCACCCAGGTTGACCACATCTCTTCCGGAGTCGATGGCATCTTAATGGACTTAGGAATGTCATCCATGCAGGTCAACAATCCTGCCCGAGGCTTCAGTGTGCTTGCTAATGGACCCCTTGATATGCGCATGGATCCTCAG GCTAGTCTGAAAGCGGAAGATATATTAAATTCTTGGCCAGATAGTGAAGTGGGTAGAATCCTCCGGGATTATGGAGAAGAAAGGAATTGGCGATTGCTACAAAACAAGATTGCTCAAGCTCGTCTTCAAGGTGGATTGCATTCCACTGGTGAATTGGTTGATGTTATTCGGAGTACCACTCCTGGGACAAAAG GAGGTAGGCAAGGTTGGATAAAGACTGCAACAAGAGTGTTTCAGGCTCTTAGAATCGCTGTCAATGATGAACTCAAGACGCTGGAGGATTCCCTGCACGCTTGTTTTGATTGTCTTGCTCCTGAGGGTAGGCTTGCTGTCATTTCTTTCCATAGTTTAGAGGACAGAATTGTGAAACAAGTATTCCTTAAGATCATCGGTGAAGAAGGGAGGGATTCCGTAAGGAAGATCAAAGGCGGGGAGGATGAAAAGGAATTATGGATTAGACAGACGATACAAGGTTGTAATGGAACAATACTTACCAAGAGGCCAATAACACCATCTGAAAAGGAAGAAGGTTTCAACCGTCGCAGCAGAAGTGCTAAGCTAAGGGTAATTCAGAAGTTGTAG
- the LOC128295117 gene encoding uncharacterized protein LOC128295117 isoform X1 encodes MMIGGIEIREFVVLSDRAQKLEEVYNKKMQRDRRSKESFKRSASKSLSALPVKKSKEEFSRATSVPERSGKSRPRQSDYKASDRPAVSVGSVQNTQRPKCQHCGRSHPGECRSKLGACYKCGATDHFIRDCPQLQVEEVEQREKPKILPQKGRRSGQSSATGATRSGMKDTTSRSEVRAPARTYAIRAREEATAPDVIADQENELNRGKEKI; translated from the exons atgatgatagggggcattgagatacgagaatttgttgttctatcagatcgtgctcagaagcttgaagaagtatataataaaaagatgcaacgagatagaagaagtaaagaatctttcaaaagaagtgcatctaagtcattATCGGCTTTACCAgtgaagaaatctaaagaggaattCAGTCGAGCCACTTCAGTACCAGAAAGATCAGGAAAAAGTAGGCCAAGACAATCTGATTACAAAGCATCTGACAGACCTGCtgttagtgtgggtagtgtacaaaatacccaaaggcccaagtgtcaacattgtggaagaagtcaccccggtgaatgtagaagtaaattaggggcttgttataaatgtggggccactgatcactttattcgtgattgtccccaattacaagtagaagaagtggaACAGAGGGAGAAACCGAAAATTCTTCCTCAAAAAGGAAGACGCTCTGGTCAGAGCAGTGCTACAGGGGCTACTCGTTCGGGTATGAAAGATACTACTAGCCGATCAGAAGTTAGGGCTCCTGCTCGTACTTATGCCATTCGAGCGAGAGAAGAAGCAACAGCTCCAGATgtaattgctg atcaagaaaacgaactgaatcgtggaaaggagaaaatttaa